In Streptomyces sp. NBC_01231, the sequence CGTACCCGCAGCACGGCCGCGACCCGGTCGCCGCCCACCATCGCGGGCGCCAGCCGCGCGGTCACCCGCAGCCGGGTGGACGGCAGCAGCCCGAGCCAGGGCGACCGTCCCGGCCCCTCGACGACCGGACGCGTGCCTGCCGTCGCCCCTTCTGCGGCAGTGCGCGGTCCCCCTGTCGTCTCATCGACGTCAGGCGGACCGGTCCTCGCGGCAGCCGCGTCGACGAACACCAGCACCGGCGCGCGTGTCGTCACCGCCGTACCGTCAGCCGTCTCGACGCGTCGTACATCAGCGTTGATCAGCACCGACGTCGGCGCCGCGTGGTCCCCGCTGATCCGAGGCCGGGTGAGCCGGGGATCGGAGGTCACCTGAATGTCCGCGGTCACCGTGGCGTACTGCCGCGCCAGCATCGGAACCGGCCCCCTCCGAAGGTCGGCCCCGTGGAGCCCGGCGGAGGCCGCGGCCGCCGCGACGCAGAGCAGCACCGCGGCGACCGAGACGTGCGCCCAGGTCACCCGCCCGGGACGAGCACGCACACGCGCGCACACGAGGAGGGCACCGCCTGCGGCGACGCACACGGCCACCAGGCCGATCACCCGGTCCGGCGGCGCGCTCAGTGTCAGAGCGGCGGTCGCCCAGGCCGCGAGTGCGGGCGGAACCAGCCGTAGGTCCGTCGGTCCTTCCTGCCGTGGGTGGGCGGCTCCGAGCCGTTTTCCCGAGGTGGCGTGGACGGCGTGGCGTGGCGGGGAGGTGGCGGGTTCGGGCGGCGCGTGGGGCGTGCGCCTGGTCGGCGTACTCATGCCCTTACGAGATTTCGCAGGTCGGCGAAGCGACGGTCACCGATGCCGTTGACCTCGCGCAACTCGTCCACCGAGCGGAAACCGCCGTGCTGCGTGCGGTAGTCGATGATGTGCTGGGCCAGCACCGGGCCGACGCCGGGCAGGGTGTCGAGTTGCTCCACGGTTGCCGTGTTGAGGAGGACGGGGGCCGGCGGTGCCGCCCCCGCGACGGCGCCGGCCGCACCGCCGACGGCGGGAACACCGCCCGAGCCGGGTGCCGCGGGGACGACGGGGCCCCCGACGATCACCTGTTCCCCGTCCACCAGGAAGCGAGCACGGTTGAGGCCGTCGGTGTTCGTCCCCGGCCGCACTCCACCGGCCGCGCGCAACGCGTCCGCGACCCGTGACCCCGCCGGCAGACTATGGATTCCGGGCTCGCGCACCTTGCCACCGACATCCACGACGATCTCGGCGGCCGCCGTACCCACAGCACTCGGCACACCGTCCGGCGCGGCGGACGCCGTCTCCTCGCCGGGCTCCCCTGCGCCGTACGGCTGGGCCGCCCGCACCACCTCGGGCGCGTGTACGGATTGGGTCCGGCCGGCCCAGAAGTGCTGCACGGCGAAGGCGCCGACGACGACAAGCAGCACCGTGAGCGCGAGCACACCCCGCCGCTCCAGACCGCATCGCGTCTGCAGCCACACCGGCATCCGCTCCCGCAGGGCCATCCCGACCCGTGCCCGCCGCCCACCCGCAGCTGTCCCGGCCAGGTCGCCGAGCCCTACGTCCCTGTCGTCCTCGGCGACGAAACCCCCCACGGCCAGGTGGTCGGGGGATGCCATGCCGCCCCGGACCACGTGGTCACGGTCACGGTCACGGTCACGGTCACGAGACGCCATATCTCCCACGGCCGCACCGGAGGCCCGTA encodes:
- a CDS encoding ComEA family DNA-binding protein yields the protein MALRPRSRTATATSGPGRGPTSDGRTRASARTTTRTRHRRPPTRGGVARHRHASADELRRRAQALFAERAGEWRESGKGPPGGEERAADVAEVTDFTDVSEIGDGGLRASGAAVGDMASRDRDRDRDRDHVVRGGMASPDHLAVGGFVAEDDRDVGLGDLAGTAAGGRRARVGMALRERMPVWLQTRCGLERRGVLALTVLLVVVGAFAVQHFWAGRTQSVHAPEVVRAAQPYGAGEPGEETASAAPDGVPSAVGTAAAEIVVDVGGKVREPGIHSLPAGSRVADALRAAGGVRPGTNTDGLNRARFLVDGEQVIVGGPVVPAAPGSGGVPAVGGAAGAVAGAAPPAPVLLNTATVEQLDTLPGVGPVLAQHIIDYRTQHGGFRSVDELREVNGIGDRRFADLRNLVRA